In a single window of the Chloroflexota bacterium genome:
- a CDS encoding M42 family metallopeptidase, with protein sequence MDDAGREFLQRLIDAPSPSGYEQAVRRVWHDTVAEFADEVRGDVHGNVIATRNPGGSPRLMFAGHCDELGLQVNYISDQGFLYFNTIGGHDPSLISGRRVIVHTQDGPVRGVTGRLAVHLTPRDKRGAAQKVEDIWIDVGVKGKAEAESLVRVGDAVTYELGMQPLRNGLGVARAFDNKIGAWVVAEALRRIDAANCSAEVVSVATVQEEIGLRGAMTSAFGIDPLVGVAVDVTHATDHPNVSKITAGDISLDGGPVITRGANVNPVVERLLMESAEALGMEVQIEAEPRGTGTDANAMQLSRAGVATGLVSVPLRYMHTPSEIISLDVANQAANLLAAFAQRLTPEMDFSP encoded by the coding sequence ATGGACGACGCGGGCCGGGAGTTCCTGCAGCGGCTGATCGACGCGCCAAGCCCGTCCGGCTACGAGCAGGCGGTGCGCCGGGTCTGGCACGACACTGTCGCCGAGTTCGCCGACGAGGTGCGCGGCGACGTCCACGGCAACGTCATTGCGACACGAAATCCGGGCGGCAGCCCCAGGCTGATGTTCGCCGGGCACTGCGACGAGCTGGGCCTGCAAGTCAACTACATCTCGGACCAGGGGTTTCTGTACTTCAACACCATCGGCGGTCACGACCCGAGCCTGATCTCGGGGCGGCGCGTGATCGTCCACACCCAGGACGGCCCGGTGCGCGGAGTGACCGGAAGACTGGCCGTTCACCTGACGCCGCGAGACAAGCGCGGCGCGGCGCAAAAGGTCGAGGACATCTGGATCGACGTCGGCGTGAAGGGCAAGGCCGAGGCCGAGTCGTTGGTGCGCGTGGGCGACGCGGTGACCTATGAGCTCGGCATGCAACCGCTGCGCAACGGGCTGGGCGTGGCGCGGGCCTTCGACAACAAGATTGGCGCCTGGGTGGTGGCCGAGGCCCTGCGCCGCATCGACGCCGCCAACTGCTCGGCGGAGGTGGTATCCGTGGCCACGGTGCAGGAAGAGATTGGCCTGCGCGGCGCTATGACGAGCGCGTTTGGCATCGACCCGTTGGTCGGCGTGGCGGTCGACGTGACCCACGCCACCGACCATCCCAACGTGAGCAAGATCACCGCCGGCGACATCAGCCTGGACGGCGGTCCGGTCATCACCCGCGGCGCCAACGTGAACCCCGTGGTGGAGCGGCTGCTCATGGAGAGCGCCGAGGCGCTCGGGATGGAAGTCCAGATCGAGGCTGAGCCCCGCGGAACAGGCACGGACGCCAACGCCATGCAACTCTCACGCGCGGGCGTGGCGACGGGTCTGGTGAGCGTGCCGCTGCGCTACATGCACACGCCGTCGGAAATCATCTCGCTCGACGTGGCCAACCAGGCCGCGAATCTCCTGGCGGCTTTCGCCCAACGACTGACGCCGGAGATGGACTTTTCGCCATAG
- the fusA gene encoding elongation factor G, with product MDRDNSDTIRNVVFVAHSGAGKTSLTEAMAFVTGQTSRLGRVEDGNTISDFDPDEVERGMSINLSVVPCPWRGATVNVIDTPGYPDFIGDVVSGLRAADAAIVVIDATAGIQVGTEIVWRLVDRRDRPRLVVVNRMDRENVNWENVVQELRDKFGAAIAPIQIPLGDAPAFDGVVDLLDGTARAFTDSGSEPIPVPDELAETVEIAREQLTDAVAATDDDLLEKYLEGEELERSDLERALREGVRAGEVYPVVFTAATATHGARELLDAITAVLPAPSDLPVAPTANGATIDFASDGPVVAQVFKTLADPFVGKVSLLRLYTGTISGDVELRNQTSGRNERLSGFQYPVGKGGEQARVVVAGDIAFVTKLENVATGDTLVSDGSADKMGALDMPTPLFEAAITPATQADLDKMGQVLARIAEEDPSLRVGRDEQTGETILAGLGESHVHISLERIRRKFGVNLLSDVPRVPYLETIRKTVNAHGRHKRQSGGRGQFGDVHIEFSPRERGAGFEFADRIKGGAIPRQYLPAVEKGLVECFASGSLAGYPVVDIKAAAFDGQYHDVDSSDESFRNAARLAVEDGYHQASPVILEPIVKLAIEIPDLNTGDVIGDISARRGHVLGMNPADYDGATIVEVEVPKAEVQRYATDLRSITQGRGQFTSAFVRYQEVPPHVQDRLVAEAAAENG from the coding sequence ATGGATCGGGACAACAGCGACACGATCCGGAACGTGGTGTTCGTGGCGCACAGCGGCGCCGGCAAGACCTCGCTCACCGAGGCCATGGCCTTCGTGACCGGGCAGACTTCGCGTCTTGGTCGGGTGGAAGACGGCAACACCATCTCCGACTTCGACCCGGACGAGGTGGAACGGGGCATGTCGATCAACCTTTCGGTCGTGCCCTGCCCCTGGCGCGGCGCCACGGTCAACGTCATCGATACGCCGGGATATCCGGACTTCATCGGCGACGTGGTCTCGGGTCTGCGGGCGGCGGATGCGGCGATCGTGGTGATCGACGCCACCGCTGGCATTCAGGTCGGCACCGAAATCGTGTGGCGGCTCGTCGACCGACGGGACCGCCCGCGACTCGTGGTCGTGAATCGCATGGACCGCGAAAACGTGAACTGGGAAAACGTCGTCCAGGAGCTGCGCGACAAGTTTGGCGCGGCCATCGCCCCCATCCAGATCCCGCTGGGCGACGCGCCGGCGTTCGACGGCGTGGTCGATCTACTTGACGGCACGGCCCGCGCGTTCACCGACAGCGGCAGCGAGCCGATCCCGGTGCCTGACGAGTTGGCCGAGACGGTCGAGATCGCGCGCGAGCAACTCACCGACGCGGTGGCCGCCACCGACGACGACCTGCTTGAAAAGTATCTGGAGGGCGAAGAGCTCGAGCGCAGCGATCTCGAGCGGGCGCTGCGGGAAGGCGTGCGCGCCGGAGAGGTCTACCCCGTCGTGTTTACCGCCGCCACGGCGACCCACGGCGCGCGCGAATTGCTCGACGCCATCACCGCCGTGTTGCCGGCGCCGTCGGACCTGCCCGTCGCGCCCACCGCAAACGGCGCGACCATTGACTTCGCAAGCGACGGGCCGGTCGTCGCCCAGGTGTTCAAGACCCTCGCCGACCCGTTCGTGGGCAAGGTGTCCCTGCTGCGCCTCTACACCGGGACGATCTCGGGGGACGTCGAGTTGCGCAACCAGACCAGCGGCCGGAACGAGCGGCTCTCGGGCTTCCAATACCCCGTCGGCAAGGGCGGCGAGCAAGCGCGAGTCGTCGTGGCCGGCGACATCGCGTTCGTCACCAAGCTGGAGAACGTCGCCACCGGTGACACGCTGGTGTCGGACGGCTCCGCGGACAAGATGGGCGCGCTGGACATGCCCACGCCGCTGTTCGAGGCCGCCATCACGCCGGCGACCCAGGCCGACCTGGACAAGATGGGCCAGGTGCTCGCGCGAATCGCGGAGGAGGACCCGTCGCTGCGCGTGGGGCGCGACGAGCAGACCGGAGAGACCATCCTGGCCGGTCTGGGCGAGTCGCACGTGCATATCAGCCTCGAGCGCATCCGGCGCAAGTTCGGCGTGAACCTGTTGTCCGACGTGCCGCGGGTGCCCTATCTCGAGACCATTCGCAAGACTGTGAACGCGCATGGGCGGCACAAGCGGCAATCCGGCGGTCGCGGGCAGTTCGGGGACGTGCACATCGAGTTCTCCCCGCGGGAGCGAGGCGCGGGCTTCGAGTTCGCGGACCGCATCAAGGGCGGCGCGATTCCCAGGCAATACCTGCCCGCCGTGGAGAAGGGGCTCGTCGAGTGCTTTGCCAGTGGCTCGCTGGCGGGATACCCCGTGGTGGACATCAAGGCGGCGGCGTTCGACGGGCAATACCACGACGTCGACTCGTCCGACGAGTCCTTCCGCAACGCCGCCCGGCTGGCGGTGGAGGACGGCTACCACCAAGCCAGCCCCGTGATCCTGGAGCCGATTGTCAAGCTCGCCATCGAAATCCCGGACCTGAACACGGGTGACGTGATCGGCGACATCAGCGCGCGGCGCGGGCACGTGCTGGGCATGAATCCCGCCGATTACGACGGCGCCACGATCGTCGAAGTCGAGGTACCAAAGGCGGAGGTGCAGCGCTACGCCACCGACCTGCGCTCGATCACGCAGGGACGGGGACAGTTCACCAGCGCCTTCGTTCGCTACCAGGAAGTGCCGCCGCACGTGCAGGATCGCCTCGTCGCCGAGGCGGCCGCCGAGAACGGCTAG
- a CDS encoding ComEC/Rec2 family competence protein, with the protein MPLIALFAAWIDAIGRRLRQAGLPPVGPAVRPRLAALLLLAALLIVVASVIRARPDSGALPPLVGGELELRALDVGQGDALLMRLDDATMLVDAGPDARTAGAAIVPRLRRLGVERLDYLILTHADGDHIGGAPTVMREFAVGTVVHADDDLSHPVMREVIDLARDAGVVVQPVKRGDALAWHPRVDLSVLNPPEPGPDADNDRSVVLHLAYRTSAMLLTGDIEASAEQELLESGLLQPADVLKVPHHGSNSSSTAAFLEAVGPQIAVVSAGRYNAFDHPRDGALRRLRARGAEVFRTDLAGAVMIRTDGRVIQVFLERA; encoded by the coding sequence GTGCCACTGATCGCGCTCTTCGCCGCCTGGATTGACGCCATTGGTCGGCGCCTGCGACAGGCAGGATTGCCGCCCGTCGGTCCGGCGGTGAGACCCCGCCTGGCGGCGCTCCTATTGCTGGCGGCGCTGCTCATCGTGGTCGCCAGCGTGATCCGGGCGCGTCCGGACTCGGGCGCGCTGCCGCCGCTCGTGGGCGGCGAGCTCGAGCTGCGCGCACTGGATGTCGGTCAGGGCGACGCCCTACTCATGCGGCTGGACGACGCGACCATGCTGGTCGACGCGGGACCCGATGCGCGGACCGCCGGCGCGGCGATCGTGCCGCGGCTGCGGCGACTGGGCGTGGAGCGCCTCGACTACCTAATACTGACGCATGCCGACGGAGACCATATTGGCGGCGCGCCGACGGTCATGCGCGAGTTCGCCGTCGGGACCGTGGTGCACGCCGATGATGATCTGAGCCATCCGGTGATGCGCGAGGTGATCGACCTGGCCCGTGACGCCGGCGTGGTGGTTCAGCCGGTGAAGCGGGGCGACGCGCTGGCATGGCACCCACGGGTGGACCTGTCGGTGCTCAACCCGCCGGAACCGGGTCCGGACGCCGACAACGACCGGTCGGTCGTGCTGCATCTGGCCTATCGGACATCGGCGATGCTCTTGACGGGCGACATCGAAGCGTCTGCGGAGCAGGAACTCCTGGAGTCCGGGCTCCTGCAGCCTGCCGACGTGCTCAAAGTGCCGCACCACGGCTCCAATAGCTCGTCCACCGCTGCATTCCTGGAGGCCGTCGGCCCTCAGATCGCGGTGGTGTCAGCCGGACGCTACAACGCCTTCGACCACCCGCGGGATGGCGCTCTGCGTCGACTCCGTGCGCGTGGCGCGGAGGTCTTTCGCACCGACCTTGCCGGCGCCGTCATGATTCGCACCGATGGACGGGTTATCCAGGTGTTCCTCGAGCGGGCGTAG
- a CDS encoding SDR family oxidoreductase: MVTPRLAGKIAIVTGAASGIGRASAIRFAREGANVVIADINTAGGERTVELIDQEGGEASFIHCDVSDTENVQALVEETLATHGRIDILFANAAYLDELFGVAETSEEVWDRHIGVTLTGVYLCCKYVIPHMIQAGGGSILATSSVGGSVAFDRQSAYCTAKAGVEMLMKTIARDYGRAGIRANALAPGAVYTPVMEDVKRRNPDGWDQVLRDMSLMERLWAEPEDIAAAAAYLVSDEAAFVTGTVLTVDGGWTAH; this comes from the coding sequence ATGGTCACCCCACGGCTTGCGGGCAAGATAGCCATCGTCACCGGCGCGGCGTCCGGCATCGGACGCGCCAGCGCCATTCGCTTCGCCCGCGAAGGCGCCAACGTAGTGATCGCCGATATCAACACAGCCGGAGGCGAGCGGACCGTCGAATTGATCGATCAAGAAGGCGGCGAAGCGTCGTTCATCCATTGCGACGTTTCCGACACCGAAAACGTGCAGGCACTCGTCGAGGAGACTCTCGCCACCCACGGCCGCATCGACATCCTCTTCGCCAACGCCGCCTACCTGGACGAGCTCTTCGGCGTGGCCGAGACCTCGGAGGAGGTCTGGGACCGGCACATCGGCGTCACCCTCACCGGCGTCTACCTGTGCTGCAAGTACGTCATTCCACACATGATTCAAGCCGGCGGCGGATCGATCCTCGCAACCTCATCGGTCGGCGGCTCGGTCGCCTTCGATCGTCAGTCGGCCTACTGCACCGCCAAGGCGGGCGTTGAGATGCTGATGAAGACCATCGCGCGGGACTACGGCCGCGCCGGCATCCGGGCCAACGCCCTCGCGCCCGGCGCCGTATATACGCCGGTGATGGAGGACGTAAAGCGCCGCAATCCCGACGGCTGGGACCAGGTGCTGCGCGACATGAGCCTGATGGAGCGCCTCTGGGCCGAGCCCGAGGACATCGCGGCCGCCGCCGCCTACCTCGTCAGCGACGAAGCGGCCTTCGTCACGGGCACCGTGCTCACCGTCGACGGCGGCTGGACGGCCCACTAG
- a CDS encoding succinylglutamate desuccinylase/aspartoacylase family protein, whose protein sequence is MTAEREVRAIVVPGHPSAEIPLTEISAATPGPLINIVGGLAGTAYPGISACRMLAKRLPGLLTRGRVRIVPVVDVTGFYGRAARFCPLDGRAVAGAFAAAERAGKPSASDRIAQAVTEALADADVHIDVRGGELTELHAHWAAVPPAASQFESLALAVASGVEMRVAVDPNDPTAIELGAAGHMATRGRAALIVTGGGGVSDVVGDAQVLLDDLLRVLDALDVIDGVVTDRAVPLRVVGPEIWSHVVDSPGLWVPATSPGAKVAAGETLGQIWDYFGEPVQEVTAPFDGAVLAVTTSMAVNVEPDPDGDPWFARTVTVAEAGRDDRDA, encoded by the coding sequence ATGACGGCTGAGCGAGAAGTTCGGGCGATTGTCGTGCCTGGGCATCCCTCGGCCGAAATCCCGCTGACCGAAATCTCCGCCGCGACGCCGGGGCCGTTGATCAACATCGTCGGCGGCCTTGCCGGCACGGCGTATCCGGGCATCTCGGCGTGCCGCATGTTGGCCAAGCGCTTGCCTGGGCTTCTGACCAGGGGACGCGTGCGCATCGTGCCGGTTGTGGATGTGACGGGGTTCTATGGACGGGCCGCCCGTTTCTGCCCGCTGGATGGCCGCGCAGTGGCCGGGGCTTTCGCCGCCGCCGAGAGAGCGGGGAAGCCGTCGGCGAGCGACCGTATCGCCCAGGCCGTGACCGAAGCCCTGGCGGACGCCGACGTTCACATCGACGTTCGCGGCGGCGAGCTGACCGAGCTGCACGCCCACTGGGCCGCCGTTCCGCCAGCGGCTTCGCAGTTCGAGTCCCTGGCCCTGGCCGTGGCTTCCGGAGTCGAGATGCGCGTTGCCGTGGATCCGAATGACCCGACGGCAATCGAATTGGGTGCCGCCGGTCACATGGCGACTCGAGGCCGCGCGGCGCTCATCGTTACGGGCGGCGGCGGCGTAAGCGACGTCGTCGGCGACGCCCAGGTCCTATTGGACGACCTGCTGCGCGTGCTGGATGCCCTGGATGTGATCGACGGAGTCGTGACGGACCGCGCGGTGCCGCTGCGTGTCGTCGGTCCGGAGATCTGGAGCCACGTGGTCGACTCCCCGGGGCTATGGGTGCCGGCAACCAGTCCGGGGGCGAAAGTAGCCGCCGGTGAAACGCTTGGTCAAATCTGGGATTACTTCGGCGAGCCAGTCCAAGAGGTGACCGCGCCATTCGACGGCGCGGTCCTAGCGGTTACCACCAGCATGGCCGTCAATGTCGAGCCCGACCCTGACGGCGATCCATGGTTCGCGCGCACGGTCACGGTGGCGGAGGCAGGTCGAGATGACCGCGACGCTTGA
- a CDS encoding glutamate-5-semialdehyde dehydrogenase, translated as MDAPTAVRPSVPDLVAAARRAAREVAKLDADAKNQALEAMAAALRAEQTDVLAANARDVAQARAAGREDAYIDRLTLTPARIDGIADALGTVIGLPDPVGESVDARRLPNGLEVARRRVPLGVIGAVFESRPNVAIDISALGLKSGNAVILRGGSESQHSTGALVRLAREALQAAGVPADAIQAITNPDRDLVRELLQARHGVDVVVPRGGQGLIEFVTKTASVPVIETGWGVCHTYVDAGADLAAAERIVVNAKTRRPSICNALDTLLVDRSVASEFVPTVGQALADKDVEMHADAEALPLLDGLARVVNLTGDDLDTEWQDLRMSVVVVDGIDEALDHIQTHGSGHSEAIVTRSLTNAERFLDEVDAAAVYVNASTQFTDGGEFGLGAEVGISTQKLHARGPMGLRELTTYKWVVRGDGHVRPL; from the coding sequence ATTGACGCGCCAACCGCCGTTCGGCCGAGCGTTCCCGATCTGGTCGCGGCGGCGCGCCGCGCCGCGCGTGAAGTCGCCAAGCTGGACGCCGACGCCAAGAACCAGGCGCTCGAGGCGATGGCCGCGGCGCTCCGAGCCGAGCAGACCGATGTGCTGGCGGCAAACGCGCGGGACGTGGCGCAAGCGCGTGCCGCGGGTCGTGAGGACGCCTATATCGACCGTCTCACGCTTACACCGGCGCGGATCGACGGGATCGCGGACGCGCTCGGCACGGTGATCGGTCTCCCCGACCCGGTGGGCGAGTCGGTCGACGCGCGTCGGTTGCCCAACGGCCTGGAGGTGGCCCGACGTCGCGTGCCGCTGGGGGTGATCGGGGCAGTCTTCGAGTCGCGCCCCAACGTGGCCATCGATATCTCGGCCTTGGGCCTCAAGTCCGGCAACGCGGTGATTCTGCGCGGCGGCAGCGAGTCCCAGCACAGCACCGGCGCGCTGGTTCGGCTGGCGCGCGAGGCGCTGCAGGCGGCCGGCGTGCCGGCCGACGCGATTCAGGCCATCACCAATCCCGACCGGGACCTGGTGCGCGAGCTGTTGCAGGCGCGCCATGGCGTGGATGTCGTGGTGCCTCGCGGCGGCCAAGGGCTGATCGAATTCGTGACCAAGACGGCTTCGGTGCCGGTGATCGAAACCGGCTGGGGCGTGTGCCACACCTATGTGGACGCAGGCGCCGATCTGGCGGCGGCCGAGCGCATCGTGGTGAACGCCAAGACCCGGCGGCCGTCGATCTGCAACGCCCTCGACACCCTGCTGGTCGATCGATCGGTGGCGTCGGAGTTCGTGCCGACCGTGGGGCAGGCCCTGGCGGACAAGGACGTGGAGATGCACGCTGACGCCGAGGCGCTGCCGCTCCTGGACGGCCTTGCCCGGGTTGTGAACCTAACGGGCGATGACCTGGACACCGAATGGCAAGACCTGCGCATGTCGGTGGTCGTCGTGGACGGCATCGATGAGGCGCTGGACCACATCCAGACGCACGGATCGGGCCACTCGGAGGCGATCGTGACCCGCTCGCTCACCAATGCCGAGCGCTTCCTCGACGAGGTCGACGCGGCGGCGGTGTACGTGAACGCGTCCACCCAGTTCACGGACGGCGGCGAGTTCGGACTCGGCGCCGAGGTGGGCATCAGCACCCAGAAGCTGCACGCCCGGGGGCCGATGGGCCTGCGCGAGCTGACCACGTACAAATGGGTCGTGCGCGGCGATGGGCACGTCCGCCCGCTCTGA
- the proB gene encoding glutamate 5-kinase: MSGRKRIVVKCGTQLLTTPAGLNEPYIEQIAAQISSLMRGGAEVVLVSSGAVAAGRARLHLQGNQLTTRQVLAAVGQAPLIARYGTVFAAHDITVAQTLMSRADLTTRDGFLNARNALTGLLDQGVLPIANENDVVATEELRFGDNDPLSALIAQLVDADLLILLTATDGLYTGDPRRHPDAELIRDGHAITDELLASAAGAAGAGGSGGVRSKVEAARSASFDGIEVVVASGNEPDVLSRIAAGERIGTRFAPRPVTRTSRARWLSSAATERGTLRVDGGAKEALTDAGRSLLPAGICAVDGDFIRGDVVAVAGPDERVFARGLVNYASHDLVRILGRPSHLIASILDYDHGAEAVHRNNLVLLDSAHA; this comes from the coding sequence ATGTCTGGTCGAAAGCGCATCGTCGTCAAGTGCGGCACGCAGCTGCTCACGACGCCTGCCGGCCTCAACGAGCCCTACATCGAGCAGATCGCGGCGCAGATTTCCTCGCTCATGCGGGGTGGCGCCGAGGTGGTGCTCGTGTCCTCAGGGGCGGTGGCGGCAGGACGCGCCAGGCTCCACCTGCAAGGCAATCAGCTCACCACGCGCCAGGTCCTGGCCGCCGTGGGACAGGCGCCGCTCATCGCCCGCTACGGCACGGTGTTCGCGGCGCACGACATCACCGTGGCGCAGACGTTGATGTCCCGCGCCGACCTGACCACGCGCGACGGGTTTCTCAACGCGCGCAACGCCCTCACCGGCTTGCTGGATCAGGGCGTGTTGCCGATCGCCAACGAGAACGACGTGGTTGCGACGGAGGAGCTGCGGTTTGGCGACAACGACCCGCTGTCGGCCCTGATTGCGCAGCTGGTTGACGCCGATCTGCTGATCCTGCTCACGGCAACCGACGGTCTCTATACCGGGGATCCTCGTCGCCATCCGGACGCGGAGCTGATTCGGGACGGACATGCGATAACGGACGAGTTGTTGGCCAGCGCCGCGGGAGCGGCCGGCGCCGGCGGCTCGGGAGGCGTCCGATCGAAGGTCGAGGCGGCTCGCAGCGCTAGCTTCGACGGTATCGAGGTCGTCGTCGCCAGCGGCAACGAGCCCGACGTCCTTTCGCGCATCGCTGCCGGCGAGCGCATCGGCACGCGATTTGCGCCGCGACCAGTGACCCGCACCAGCCGAGCCCGCTGGCTCAGCTCCGCGGCCACCGAGCGCGGCACCCTGCGCGTCGACGGAGGCGCCAAGGAAGCGCTCACCGATGCTGGGCGGAGCCTGCTTCCCGCCGGCATCTGCGCCGTGGATGGCGACTTCATCCGGGGTGACGTGGTGGCGGTGGCCGGGCCCGATGAACGAGTCTTCGCCCGCGGACTCGTAAACTATGCCTCGCACGACTTGGTGCGGATCTTGGGTCGGCCGTCACACTTGATTGCGTCGATCCTCGATTACGACCACGGGGCGGAAGCCGTGCATCGCAATAACCTGGTCTTGCTCGACAGTGCCCACGCCTGA
- a CDS encoding succinylglutamate desuccinylase/aspartoacylase family protein: MSARGGSKTARVERYVHHSGEELEIPVGTVVGARSGPKFGISSGMHSGEFAGMRAAIRLWRELDPATLRGEVRIIPIMSTRAFFARSTQLSPVDERELHFQPAGRPEGNYSEFQIDCVFNLLRDLDFHVDMHAGEYVQALDPWVAFADPTTNERLRRDTWRLAGSMPVPYLDPRQADIQDKFSELDQGLPFTLLREGVANVWTEIGQNGVQDPAEIELQYQSLANALKRFDMIDGEPVEVPPQAILGPRRWSMESLESGYWQSEVSIGQKVSKGQRVGVLEDLAGNHIKTYTAPEDAVVQYFWTSPAINAERVPRGYPWHRGLIRLSELRPDAHRDPRLELAR; encoded by the coding sequence ATGAGCGCTCGCGGCGGGTCCAAGACTGCTCGGGTCGAGCGGTATGTCCACCATTCGGGCGAGGAGTTGGAGATCCCCGTAGGCACGGTCGTCGGGGCGCGGTCGGGCCCCAAGTTCGGCATCTCATCCGGCATGCACTCGGGCGAGTTTGCGGGCATGCGCGCCGCGATTCGTCTCTGGCGCGAGCTCGATCCGGCGACGCTGCGCGGCGAGGTCCGCATCATCCCCATCATGAGCACGCGGGCGTTCTTCGCCCGGTCGACGCAGCTATCCCCGGTCGACGAGCGCGAGCTGCATTTCCAGCCGGCGGGCCGGCCCGAGGGGAACTACTCCGAATTCCAGATCGACTGCGTCTTCAATCTGCTGCGCGACCTCGATTTTCACGTCGACATGCACGCGGGCGAATACGTGCAGGCGCTGGACCCGTGGGTGGCGTTCGCCGACCCGACGACGAACGAGCGCCTGCGGCGGGACACCTGGCGGCTGGCCGGTTCCATGCCGGTGCCCTACCTGGACCCGCGCCAGGCCGACATCCAGGACAAGTTCTCCGAATTGGACCAGGGGTTGCCGTTCACGCTGCTGCGCGAGGGCGTCGCGAACGTCTGGACGGAGATCGGTCAGAACGGCGTCCAGGATCCGGCGGAGATCGAGCTTCAGTACCAGTCGCTAGCGAATGCCCTGAAGCGCTTCGACATGATCGACGGCGAGCCCGTGGAGGTTCCGCCGCAGGCGATCCTCGGTCCTCGGCGGTGGAGCATGGAATCGCTGGAGAGCGGCTATTGGCAGTCGGAAGTCAGCATCGGTCAGAAGGTGAGCAAGGGCCAGCGGGTGGGCGTGCTTGAAGACCTGGCCGGCAACCACATCAAGACCTATACGGCGCCGGAAGACGCGGTGGTCCAGTACTTCTGGACGAGCCCGGCGATCAACGCCGAGCGCGTGCCGCGCGGATACCCCTGGCACCGCGGCCTGATCCGCCTATCCGAGCTGCGCCCCGACGCCCACCGCGACCCGCGTTTGGAGTTGGCTCGCTGA
- a CDS encoding ArgE/DapE family deacylase has product MTATLDLVAARAAAWEAFDRRHDEHVASLQQFVRIPSPRGEELAAQQWMARRMRDLGLDVEMIECDPDALARYPTWSSTDWSYENRPNVAGRWPGAGGGRSLILNAHVDTTSPEPVELWSRDPWGGEIDGNRLYARGAQDDKAGCCEMLFVVQALQDAGLRLKGDLILETTIDEECSGNGSLALVAAGYEADGVLMLDGTGLGRAIVAHPGHVAFRVTIHGKPVPYISATHGVNAIEKAWVVIRALRELEAKKNESIPPRWAGTDQPIHFNVYGIAGGEWVGTVAARCVLDAALGFMPPETVADARAEIEATVAQAAAQDEWLRDHPPQVTFQGLALEPLDMGDDNAVVKHLAEAHQITTGQPLGPVAITGFCDLHQHSLRRPTPGCLFGPGSGGGAHSVDEFFDLNDLAPVTKTAIAFVLDWCGWEAA; this is encoded by the coding sequence ATGACCGCGACGCTTGACCTCGTCGCCGCGCGGGCGGCGGCCTGGGAGGCCTTCGACCGGCGCCATGACGAACACGTCGCCAGCCTCCAGCAGTTTGTGCGCATTCCCAGCCCGCGCGGGGAGGAGCTGGCGGCGCAGCAGTGGATGGCGCGCCGCATGCGAGACCTCGGGCTGGACGTGGAGATGATCGAATGCGACCCCGACGCGCTGGCCCGCTATCCCACCTGGAGCTCCACCGACTGGTCCTATGAGAACCGGCCGAACGTGGCGGGCCGCTGGCCCGGTGCCGGCGGCGGGCGGTCGCTGATCCTCAACGCGCACGTGGACACCACCTCCCCGGAGCCGGTGGAGCTGTGGAGCCGCGACCCCTGGGGCGGCGAAATCGACGGCAATCGCCTCTATGCGCGCGGCGCCCAGGACGACAAGGCCGGCTGCTGCGAGATGTTGTTCGTGGTGCAGGCGCTGCAGGACGCGGGCCTGCGTCTGAAGGGCGACCTCATTCTCGAGACCACCATCGACGAGGAGTGTTCCGGCAACGGTTCGCTGGCGCTGGTCGCGGCGGGATACGAGGCCGACGGCGTGCTGATGCTGGACGGCACCGGACTGGGTCGAGCGATCGTGGCCCACCCCGGTCACGTGGCCTTCCGCGTCACGATCCACGGCAAGCCGGTGCCGTACATCTCGGCCACCCACGGTGTGAACGCCATCGAGAAAGCGTGGGTGGTGATCCGGGCGCTGCGCGAGCTCGAGGCGAAGAAGAACGAGAGCATCCCGCCGCGCTGGGCCGGCACCGACCAACCAATTCACTTCAACGTCTACGGCATCGCCGGCGGTGAGTGGGTCGGCACGGTTGCCGCTCGCTGCGTGCTGGACGCGGCGTTGGGCTTCATGCCGCCCGAGACCGTGGCCGACGCGCGGGCGGAGATCGAGGCGACCGTGGCCCAGGCCGCCGCGCAGGACGAATGGCTGCGGGATCATCCGCCGCAGGTCACGTTCCAAGGTCTGGCGTTGGAGCCGCTGGACATGGGGGACGACAACGCCGTGGTGAAGCATCTGGCCGAGGCGCATCAGATCACCACGGGGCAGCCGCTCGGGCCGGTGGCGATCACCGGCTTCTGCGACCTGCACCAGCACAGCCTGCGACGGCCAACGCCGGGCTGCCTCTTTGGTCCCGGCAGCGGCGGCGGGGCGCACTCGGTGGATGAGTTCTTCGACTTGAACGATCTGGCCCCGGTGACGAAGACGGCGATTGCCTTCGTCCTCGACTGGTGCGGGTGGGAGGCGGCATGA